In Arthrobacter sp. SLBN-112, a genomic segment contains:
- a CDS encoding helix-turn-helix domain-containing protein yields the protein MQQQGVEELVEQVAQKLGRGLSLEDLDGLLLAYSSNQSHADRVRVNFLLSKKVPADVSAWQLSHGIATAVRPVVVPANPDLGMLGRVCVPLMVRGFRVGYLWVQQDSAEESPTAILTQLPGVNHELELLSGLLLDSNTAESEFRRGREREFLAACAGEPNAVAAVAGWKEVQGRGPWQMVTILDADGWASGPDPIASALIHRSTALQATVGVDAALFSAGTETHSVVLFRESTGRANHAQVLVHYQLELAKRSGRPVHRIILGISEGFARTRQLAEAYRQSRMAAQAAAVDPQLGELVDCRATGVYQLLASAGGGVGAWADSGSVYFRMLEDHDRNGELIPVLELLYDNDGSVQDVATRLHLHRSSIYNRLGRIRQLLGVDPLKGLPRLELHAALKMRRWAARPRI from the coding sequence ATGCAGCAGCAGGGTGTGGAAGAGCTCGTCGAGCAGGTGGCGCAGAAGCTGGGACGCGGCCTCTCCCTCGAGGACCTGGACGGCCTGCTGCTCGCCTACAGCTCCAACCAGTCCCACGCCGACCGCGTGCGGGTGAATTTCCTGCTGAGCAAGAAGGTTCCGGCGGACGTGAGCGCATGGCAGCTCTCCCACGGCATCGCCACCGCCGTGCGGCCGGTGGTGGTGCCGGCCAACCCGGACCTGGGCATGCTGGGCCGGGTCTGCGTTCCGCTGATGGTGCGTGGCTTCCGCGTGGGGTACCTGTGGGTGCAGCAGGACTCGGCGGAGGAAAGTCCGACGGCGATACTCACCCAATTGCCGGGCGTCAACCACGAGCTTGAGCTGCTGTCGGGGCTCCTGCTCGACTCGAACACGGCGGAATCCGAATTCCGGCGGGGCCGGGAGCGCGAGTTCCTGGCAGCCTGCGCGGGGGAACCCAATGCGGTGGCTGCGGTGGCTGGCTGGAAGGAAGTCCAGGGCCGTGGCCCCTGGCAAATGGTCACCATCCTCGATGCGGACGGCTGGGCCAGCGGGCCGGACCCCATCGCCTCCGCCCTGATCCACCGTTCAACGGCGCTGCAGGCAACGGTGGGGGTGGACGCTGCGCTCTTCAGTGCCGGCACCGAAACCCACTCGGTGGTGCTGTTCCGCGAATCGACCGGGCGGGCCAACCACGCCCAGGTGCTGGTGCACTACCAGCTGGAGCTGGCCAAGCGCTCGGGCCGGCCGGTCCACCGGATCATCCTGGGGATCAGCGAGGGTTTCGCCAGGACGCGCCAGCTCGCGGAGGCCTACCGGCAGTCCCGGATGGCAGCCCAGGCGGCCGCCGTCGATCCGCAGCTGGGCGAGCTGGTGGACTGCCGCGCCACCGGCGTCTACCAGCTGCTCGCCTCGGCCGGTGGGGGAGTCGGGGCGTGGGCGGACTCCGGGTCCGTGTACTTCCGGATGCTCGAGGATCACGACCGCAACGGCGAGCTCATTCCCGTCCTGGAGCTGCTGTATGACAATGACGGCTCGGTCCAGGACGTGGCCACCCGGCTTCACCTGCACCGCAGCAGCATCTACAACCGGCTGGGGCGGATCCGGCAGTTGCTGGGGGTGGACCCGCTGAAGGGATTGCCCCGGTTGGAACTGCATGCCGCGCTCAAGATGCGGCGCTGGGCGGCAAGGCCCAGGATCTGA
- a CDS encoding universal stress protein yields MGGIIVVGVDGSATAKKAAESAKDLAAALGASLHVVSAFDSDRTEVFGSGSDRWIVSDADAAEQVARTVAESLGRDITVTYSAARGRPADALIKEALRVDARMIVVGNRRMHGIGRVLGSVANSVAHNAPCDVYIANTYDAD; encoded by the coding sequence ATGGGTGGAATCATCGTTGTAGGGGTTGACGGCAGCGCAACGGCAAAGAAAGCGGCCGAGTCGGCAAAGGACCTGGCCGCGGCCCTCGGCGCCTCACTGCACGTGGTGTCGGCCTTCGACAGCGACCGCACCGAGGTGTTCGGCAGCGGCAGCGACCGCTGGATCGTGTCCGACGCCGATGCCGCAGAGCAGGTTGCCCGGACCGTGGCAGAATCCCTGGGCCGGGATATCACGGTGACGTACTCGGCGGCACGCGGACGGCCCGCAGACGCCCTCATCAAGGAAGCCCTGCGCGTGGATGCGCGCATGATTGTGGTGGGAAACCGGCGGATGCACGGAATCGGCCGGGTCCTTGGCAGCGTGGCCAACAGCGTGGCGCACAACGCACCCTGCGATGTCTACATCGCCAACACCTACGACGCCGACTAA
- a CDS encoding ABC transporter family substrate-binding protein has product MRKLNRISGAAAIAAALTLTACGGGGASGPETAKGQEAGSDLSKLISINEKPAADLQQGGKVTLPLGNIGPDFNGFSNNGNSADNSALQIPMNPVAMNSGGIGGCWKVDFKGKVTPNTDFCESVKSEVKDGKQTITIEVNPKATYNDGTPIDVKAFKNTWNILKSPDAGYDIVSSGAYEFVDSVEAGSSDKEVIVKTSRPVFPVDSLFFGLIHPAVNTPEIFNEGFNGNMHPEWMAGPFKLDQYDTAAKTVTLVPNDKWWGQKPVLSNVTFRQLETSAQIAAFKNGEIDAMSANTISLYKQLDGTKDSDIRRGQRLFAGGLNLNAQRITDVNVRKAIFAAVDREALRKVRFNGLNWEEPSSGSMMLLPFSEYYQDNYPVKETGPDAAKKVLTDAGYTANANGIMEKDGKPASFKISNFGDDPTTLAVAQTLQKQLQAGGMDVGIDQRASADFGKVLGSREFDLSISGYTVGPDATDAVKQYYDSKTNENKLGDADLDKKIADLASIEDNAARNKAAMDVEKEHMAKYFSMGVVFNGPQISFVRTGLANYGPSLFQSTSQVPDWTTIGWEKK; this is encoded by the coding sequence ATGAGGAAACTGAACAGGATCAGCGGGGCAGCAGCCATTGCTGCCGCCCTGACGCTGACGGCCTGCGGCGGTGGCGGTGCCAGCGGCCCCGAAACGGCCAAGGGGCAGGAGGCAGGCAGCGACCTGTCCAAGCTGATCAGCATCAATGAGAAGCCGGCAGCCGACCTCCAGCAGGGCGGCAAGGTTACCCTTCCGCTGGGCAACATCGGGCCGGACTTCAATGGTTTCTCCAACAACGGCAACAGCGCTGACAACTCGGCCCTGCAGATCCCCATGAACCCGGTGGCTATGAACAGCGGCGGCATCGGCGGCTGCTGGAAGGTGGACTTCAAGGGCAAGGTCACCCCGAACACCGATTTCTGCGAGTCGGTGAAGAGCGAGGTGAAGGACGGCAAGCAGACCATCACCATCGAGGTCAACCCCAAGGCCACCTACAACGACGGCACCCCGATTGACGTCAAGGCCTTCAAGAACACCTGGAACATCCTCAAGAGCCCGGATGCCGGTTACGACATCGTCAGCTCCGGAGCCTACGAATTCGTTGACTCCGTTGAGGCCGGCAGCAGCGACAAGGAAGTCATCGTCAAGACGTCCCGCCCGGTCTTCCCGGTCGATTCGCTGTTCTTCGGACTGATCCATCCCGCCGTCAACACCCCGGAGATTTTCAACGAGGGCTTTAACGGCAACATGCACCCGGAGTGGATGGCAGGCCCCTTCAAGCTGGACCAGTACGACACCGCGGCCAAGACCGTCACCCTGGTTCCGAACGACAAGTGGTGGGGCCAGAAGCCGGTCCTGTCAAACGTGACCTTCCGCCAGCTGGAAACCAGCGCACAGATCGCCGCCTTCAAGAACGGTGAAATCGATGCCATGTCCGCCAACACCATCTCGCTGTACAAGCAGCTGGACGGCACCAAGGATTCAGACATCCGCCGCGGCCAGCGCCTCTTTGCCGGTGGCCTGAACCTCAACGCCCAGCGCATCACGGACGTCAACGTCCGCAAGGCCATCTTCGCCGCCGTAGACCGCGAGGCACTCCGCAAGGTCCGCTTCAACGGCCTGAACTGGGAAGAGCCCAGCTCCGGTTCCATGATGCTGCTGCCGTTCTCCGAGTACTACCAGGACAACTACCCGGTCAAGGAAACCGGGCCGGACGCCGCCAAGAAGGTCCTTACCGACGCCGGCTACACGGCCAACGCCAACGGCATCATGGAGAAGGACGGAAAGCCCGCCTCCTTCAAGATCAGCAACTTCGGTGACGATCCCACCACTCTCGCCGTGGCCCAGACCCTGCAGAAGCAGCTCCAGGCCGGCGGCATGGATGTGGGCATCGACCAGCGCGCCTCCGCCGACTTTGGCAAGGTCCTGGGCAGCCGTGAATTCGACCTGAGCATCTCCGGTTACACCGTGGGCCCGGATGCCACCGACGCCGTCAAGCAGTACTACGACTCCAAGACCAACGAGAACAAGCTGGGTGACGCCGATCTGGACAAGAAGATCGCCGACCTCGCCTCCATCGAGGACAACGCAGCGCGCAACAAGGCTGCCATGGACGTGGAGAAGGAGCACATGGCGAAGTACTTCTCCATGGGCGTGGTCTTCAACGGCCCGCAGATCTCCTTCGTCCGCACCGGCCTGGCCAACTACGGCCCGTCGCTCTTCCAGAGCACCTCGCAGGTCCCGGACTGGACCACCATCGGCTGGGAAAAGAAGTAA
- a CDS encoding Gfo/Idh/MocA family oxidoreductase: MTGTEVDPRTIRTAVVGYGLAGCVFHTPLLAANGSYSLDIIATSDAGRQAAASSRLPGVDVVRDGAAVLGRAADLDLVVLATPPETHFPLAKAALAAGLDVVVDKPFAVTSAQGQELVDLARQLGRVLTVFHNRRWDGDFLTLRKLLDVRALGEVARFESRFERWQPSIAKPWKARATAADGGGVLFDLGSHLVDQALQLFGPAAVAHAELTARRSDERADDDVFLVLRHDSGATSHLTMNMLCAQQGPRFRVLGSVGGYTKNGVDPQEPYLAAGGSPLDPGYGQEAPEWAGLLGRDGHLDRLPTERGAYPEFYSILADKILDGGTASALPLPVNPEDAVEVLRIIEKARELATQRT, encoded by the coding sequence ATGACCGGAACTGAAGTCGACCCCCGCACCATCCGCACCGCCGTCGTCGGCTATGGGCTGGCAGGGTGCGTGTTCCACACCCCGTTGCTGGCAGCCAACGGCAGCTATTCGCTGGACATCATTGCCACGTCCGACGCCGGGCGGCAGGCGGCTGCCTCATCCCGGCTTCCGGGGGTGGACGTTGTGCGCGACGGCGCCGCCGTCCTGGGGCGGGCAGCTGACCTTGACCTGGTGGTCCTGGCGACGCCGCCGGAGACGCACTTTCCGCTGGCCAAGGCGGCGCTGGCGGCGGGGCTGGACGTGGTGGTGGACAAGCCGTTCGCCGTGACCAGCGCGCAGGGGCAGGAGCTCGTTGACCTGGCGCGGCAGCTGGGTCGGGTATTGACGGTGTTCCACAACCGGAGGTGGGACGGCGATTTCCTGACGCTGCGGAAATTGCTGGACGTCCGGGCCTTGGGTGAGGTGGCCAGGTTCGAGTCCCGGTTCGAGCGCTGGCAACCCAGTATTGCCAAGCCCTGGAAGGCGCGGGCCACCGCCGCGGACGGGGGAGGGGTCCTCTTCGACCTGGGCAGCCATCTCGTTGACCAGGCGCTGCAGTTGTTCGGCCCCGCCGCGGTGGCTCACGCCGAGCTGACGGCGCGGCGGTCCGATGAGCGGGCGGATGATGATGTCTTCCTGGTCCTGCGTCACGATTCCGGCGCGACCAGCCACCTGACCATGAACATGCTGTGCGCGCAGCAGGGGCCGCGCTTCCGGGTGCTCGGTTCCGTGGGTGGGTACACGAAGAACGGGGTGGACCCGCAGGAGCCCTACCTTGCCGCCGGTGGCAGCCCCCTGGATCCCGGGTATGGGCAGGAAGCGCCGGAATGGGCAGGGCTGCTGGGCCGTGACGGCCACTTGGACCGGCTCCCCACCGAACGCGGAGCCTACCCGGAGTTCTACAGCATCCTGGCGGACAAGATCCTCGACGGCGGCACAGCGTCAGCCCTGCCCCTCCCCGTAAACCCGGAAGACGCCGTCGAGGTCCTGAGAATCATAGAAAAAGCCCGCGAACTGGCCACACAGCGGACTTAA
- the ald gene encoding alanine dehydrogenase, translating into MIIGVPKEIKNNEFRVAITAAGVHEFRTHGHTVLVERGAGLGSGITDEEYAIAGAEIVNEADDVWARADMVMKVKEPVKAEYHRFRKGLILFTYLHLAAEPELTQELINSGVTAIAYETVQEGRTLPLLAPMSEVAGRLSVQVGATSLMAPAGGKGVLLGGVPGVRPAKVVVLGAGVAGTNAAAMALGLGADVTILDININRLRELDAQYQGRLKTVASNKYEIEKSVVDADLVIGSVLIPGAKAPKLVTNDLVARMKPGSVLVDIAVDQGGCFEDTHPTTHQEPTYKVHNTIFYCVANMPGAVPNTSTYALTNVTLRYAVSLANLGVKAAFDRDPALAAGLNIAAGHVAHHSVSEAHNLPLVSDWHELVSA; encoded by the coding sequence ATGATCATCGGCGTCCCCAAAGAAATCAAGAACAACGAATTCCGCGTGGCCATCACCGCTGCCGGCGTCCACGAGTTCCGCACCCACGGCCACACCGTCCTGGTGGAGCGCGGGGCCGGCCTGGGCTCGGGCATCACTGACGAGGAATACGCGATCGCCGGCGCCGAGATCGTCAATGAGGCCGACGACGTCTGGGCCCGTGCCGACATGGTGATGAAGGTCAAGGAACCGGTCAAGGCCGAATACCACCGCTTCCGCAAGGGCCTGATCCTCTTCACCTACCTGCACCTCGCGGCCGAGCCGGAACTGACGCAGGAACTCATTAACTCCGGCGTCACCGCGATCGCCTACGAGACCGTGCAGGAAGGCCGCACCCTGCCGCTGCTTGCCCCGATGTCCGAGGTCGCCGGACGCCTGTCAGTCCAGGTGGGCGCCACCTCGCTGATGGCTCCGGCCGGCGGCAAGGGCGTGCTGCTGGGCGGCGTCCCGGGCGTCCGTCCCGCCAAGGTGGTTGTCCTGGGCGCCGGCGTGGCCGGAACCAACGCCGCCGCCATGGCCCTGGGCCTGGGTGCCGACGTGACCATCCTGGACATCAACATCAACCGGCTCCGCGAACTCGATGCCCAGTACCAGGGCCGACTCAAGACGGTTGCCTCCAACAAGTACGAGATCGAAAAGTCAGTGGTGGACGCGGACCTGGTGATCGGCTCCGTCCTGATCCCCGGCGCCAAGGCCCCCAAGCTGGTCACCAACGACCTCGTGGCACGGATGAAGCCCGGCTCGGTCCTGGTGGACATCGCCGTGGACCAGGGCGGCTGCTTCGAGGACACGCACCCCACCACGCACCAGGAACCCACCTACAAGGTGCACAACACCATTTTCTACTGCGTGGCCAACATGCCCGGCGCCGTGCCCAACACCTCCACGTACGCGCTGACCAACGTGACCCTGCGCTACGCCGTGTCCCTGGCCAACCTGGGCGTCAAGGCTGCGTTCGACCGCGACCCTGCCCTCGCCGCCGGGCTCAACATCGCCGCCGGCCACGTGGCGCACCACTCCGTGTCCGAGGCCCACAACCTGCCCCTGGTTTCCGACTGGCACGAACTGGTCTCGGCCTAG
- a CDS encoding ABC transporter permease, which translates to MLKYLAKRGITYVVMIFLTTSAGYFLAVSSLKPALLEQERIPRPTPEQVANSMRLKGLDPDLSPWERYVDWLTGIVTRWDWGRSPNGAFINAEFGDRVWISGRLFLASIILTLVIGVALGVYSASRQYKFQDRVITSYSYLAYIVPAPIAYFLVQLGAININESVGDRLFFVTGISTPGVAPGWPQFTDLLGHYVVPTVAITLVGWGAYQIAQRQYLLDNVNADFVRTARAKGLSRNQAIARHALRVSFIPVAQSIAFTIPAIFAGGFFAEKIFAWPGVGSWSIDAISLQDVNAATATLAYGSVIFALGAILADFATTLVDPRVRVQ; encoded by the coding sequence ATGCTCAAATACCTCGCCAAGCGCGGCATCACGTACGTGGTGATGATCTTCCTCACCACCTCAGCCGGTTACTTCCTGGCGGTCAGTTCGCTCAAGCCGGCACTCCTGGAGCAGGAGCGAATCCCCAGGCCCACTCCGGAGCAGGTTGCCAACTCCATGCGGCTCAAGGGCCTGGACCCGGACCTCAGCCCGTGGGAGCGTTACGTTGACTGGCTTACCGGCATCGTCACCCGCTGGGACTGGGGCCGGAGCCCCAATGGCGCCTTCATCAACGCCGAGTTCGGGGACCGAGTGTGGATCTCCGGCCGGCTCTTCCTGGCCTCGATCATCCTGACCCTGGTCATCGGCGTCGCGCTTGGCGTGTACTCGGCGTCGCGGCAGTACAAGTTCCAGGACCGGGTCATCACGTCCTACAGCTACCTCGCCTACATCGTGCCCGCACCCATCGCCTATTTTCTGGTGCAGCTGGGGGCCATCAACATCAACGAATCAGTCGGTGATCGGCTCTTCTTCGTCACGGGTATCTCCACCCCGGGTGTTGCCCCTGGCTGGCCACAGTTCACCGACCTGCTGGGGCATTACGTGGTGCCGACAGTGGCCATCACCCTCGTGGGCTGGGGGGCCTACCAGATAGCCCAGCGGCAGTACCTGCTGGACAACGTGAACGCCGATTTCGTCCGTACCGCCCGGGCCAAGGGCCTGAGCCGGAACCAGGCCATCGCACGGCACGCGCTCCGGGTTTCCTTCATCCCGGTGGCCCAGAGCATCGCCTTCACCATTCCGGCCATTTTCGCCGGGGGCTTCTTCGCCGAAAAGATCTTCGCCTGGCCCGGCGTCGGTTCCTGGAGTATCGACGCTATCTCACTGCAGGACGTCAATGCCGCCACCGCCACGCTGGCCTACGGCTCCGTGATCTTCGCCCTGGGCGCCATCCTGGCGGACTTCGCCACCACCCTTGTTGACCCGAGAGTGCGGGTGCAGTAG
- a CDS encoding PLP-dependent aminotransferase family protein: protein MTHETLDASAGTLPAEAIDAIERAATSAHRHEELFSERAANIRQSAVRDVFDISLRPGLVSLAGGSPYLQSLPLDRLAATAASIIANDGLTALQYGAGQGTLELREQICEVMAAEGILDAKPQNVVVTAGSQSAQDVATKLFCNPGDVVLVEDPTYVGALNTFEAYQVQVETVEMDQYGLVPELLEARIAALQLAGKSIKFLYTIPNFNNPSGITLARERRQQVVDICRRANVLVLEDNPYGLLRFEGEPVAPLRAANPDDVIYLGSFSKIFAPGLRIGWALVPEHLQRRYYLAAESVTLCPPALNQMLVSAYLREYDWKGQIETYRALYAERCQAMLAALREYMPPGATWTSPQGGFFVWVTLPEGVDTYPLLHKAIDAGVVFIPGAAFTPSDEPSNKLRLAFSAVPPDAIAEGVRRLAPVLQEAIAAL, encoded by the coding sequence GTGACCCACGAAACACTTGACGCTTCCGCCGGCACGCTGCCCGCGGAGGCCATCGACGCGATTGAACGTGCCGCCACCTCGGCACACCGCCACGAGGAGCTGTTCTCCGAACGGGCGGCAAATATCCGCCAGTCGGCCGTCAGGGATGTCTTCGACATTTCCCTGCGTCCGGGCTTGGTATCGCTGGCCGGCGGCAGCCCCTATCTGCAGTCGCTCCCGCTGGACCGGCTGGCAGCGACGGCGGCCTCGATCATCGCCAACGACGGACTGACGGCACTCCAGTACGGGGCCGGGCAGGGCACCTTAGAGCTCCGGGAGCAGATCTGCGAGGTTATGGCCGCGGAAGGCATCCTCGATGCAAAACCGCAGAACGTGGTGGTTACCGCAGGCTCCCAGTCGGCGCAGGACGTGGCCACCAAGCTCTTCTGCAATCCCGGCGACGTGGTACTTGTGGAGGACCCCACCTACGTTGGGGCGCTCAACACGTTTGAGGCCTACCAGGTCCAGGTGGAGACGGTGGAGATGGACCAGTATGGCCTGGTCCCGGAGCTTTTGGAGGCGCGGATCGCGGCCCTCCAACTCGCAGGCAAAAGCATCAAGTTCCTGTATACGATCCCCAACTTCAACAACCCCTCCGGCATCACGCTGGCCAGGGAGCGCCGGCAGCAGGTGGTCGATATATGCCGCAGGGCGAATGTTCTGGTCCTGGAGGACAACCCCTACGGACTCCTCCGCTTTGAGGGCGAACCGGTGGCACCCCTGCGCGCCGCCAATCCTGACGACGTCATCTACCTGGGCTCGTTTTCCAAGATCTTCGCCCCCGGCCTGCGGATCGGCTGGGCCCTGGTCCCGGAACACCTGCAGCGGCGCTACTACTTGGCCGCCGAGTCCGTCACCCTCTGCCCGCCGGCCCTGAACCAGATGCTGGTCTCCGCGTACCTGCGCGAGTACGACTGGAAAGGCCAGATCGAAACCTACCGCGCCCTGTATGCCGAACGGTGCCAGGCCATGCTGGCCGCCCTCAGGGAGTACATGCCGCCCGGAGCCACCTGGACCAGCCCGCAGGGCGGCTTCTTCGTCTGGGTGACGCTGCCTGAAGGCGTGGACACCTACCCGCTGCTGCACAAAGCGATCGACGCCGGCGTTGTGTTCATTCCCGGCGCCGCCTTCACGCCGTCGGACGAGCCGTCCAACAAGCTGCGGCTCGCCTTCAGCGCCGTTCCCCCGGACGCCATCGCAGAGGGAGTCCGCCGATTGGCGCCGGTGCTTCAGGAAGCGATTGCGGCGCTGTAG
- a CDS encoding ABC transporter permease encodes MTNLNAVDPAAVAQDAHLESADIVIGKSTIILRRFLRNKTAVTGLAIFVALTVFSFIGGFFTQWDKEAIDPFNIGMPPSAEHYLGTSQAGIDLYAMTVEGTRISILIGLVVGLVSVLIAAVYGCTMAYFGGKVDKVMLFILEALIMMPALLVVAVATSGGGAGLKRDLPSWLLLIIVLLVFSWMGTARLIRSMSMSLMQRDFVKAAQYMGVPPRRIVWRHLVPNIGSLLILDITRGVTAAVLAEVAFSFIGIGIKVPDVSLGVLIGQATSQVSTFPWMFWVPLTVMFLLTGSLAMMNDGLRDAFDPSSTSSGKTKKAKARTIRAEKKAP; translated from the coding sequence ATGACCAACCTGAACGCCGTTGACCCGGCAGCCGTGGCGCAGGACGCGCACCTGGAAAGCGCCGACATCGTCATTGGCAAGTCCACCATCATCCTCCGCCGGTTCCTGCGCAACAAGACCGCCGTGACGGGCCTTGCCATCTTCGTTGCCCTGACCGTCTTTTCGTTCATCGGGGGATTCTTCACCCAGTGGGACAAGGAGGCGATCGACCCCTTCAATATCGGGATGCCGCCGTCCGCCGAGCACTACCTTGGCACCTCGCAGGCGGGTATCGACCTGTACGCCATGACGGTCGAAGGAACCAGGATCTCCATCCTGATCGGCCTGGTGGTGGGGCTGGTGTCGGTGCTGATCGCCGCCGTCTACGGCTGCACCATGGCCTACTTCGGCGGCAAGGTGGACAAGGTCATGCTGTTCATCCTGGAGGCGCTGATCATGATGCCGGCGCTCCTGGTGGTGGCCGTTGCCACCAGCGGCGGAGGGGCGGGCCTGAAACGCGACCTCCCCTCATGGCTGCTGCTGATCATCGTGCTGCTCGTGTTCAGCTGGATGGGAACCGCCAGATTGATCCGGTCCATGTCCATGTCCCTCATGCAGCGTGACTTCGTCAAGGCGGCCCAGTACATGGGCGTCCCGCCGCGCCGGATCGTGTGGCGGCACCTGGTGCCCAACATCGGCTCGCTGCTGATCCTTGACATTACCCGCGGCGTCACCGCGGCCGTCCTGGCCGAGGTAGCCTTCTCCTTCATCGGCATCGGCATCAAGGTCCCCGACGTGAGCCTGGGCGTGCTGATCGGCCAGGCCACCTCCCAGGTCTCAACCTTTCCCTGGATGTTCTGGGTGCCCTTGACCGTGATGTTCCTGCTGACCGGCTCCCTGGCCATGATGAACGACGGCCTGCGCGACGCCTTTGACCCCAGCTCCACCTCCAGCGGCAAAACCAAAAAAGCCAAAGCCCGGACTATCCGTGCGGAGAAGAAGGCGCCATGA
- a CDS encoding TetR/AcrR family transcriptional regulator, whose amino-acid sequence MSSIPVRPGMTPVTAAERSDAARNRERLLLAARDLIEQGGAAALTMDRLAEHAGVGKGTVFRRFGSRAGLMLTLLNDSEAAFQARFLFGPAPLGPGAPPLDRLIAFGAERIAYVVEYGDLVLAAGNASRGRFEVPAVALWNRHVEMLLRAGGVESREPGLLAGSLTATLDPERLLHLIREHGVTSERLVASWRELVTRVAGGA is encoded by the coding sequence GTGAGTTCCATCCCAGTGCGGCCGGGAATGACACCGGTGACGGCCGCGGAACGCAGCGACGCTGCCCGCAACCGGGAGCGCCTCCTGCTCGCTGCCCGCGACCTGATCGAGCAGGGCGGTGCCGCCGCGCTCACCATGGACCGCCTGGCGGAGCATGCCGGCGTGGGCAAGGGCACGGTCTTCCGGCGTTTCGGCAGCCGTGCGGGACTCATGCTGACCCTGTTGAACGACTCGGAGGCCGCTTTCCAGGCCCGCTTCCTGTTTGGCCCGGCGCCCCTTGGGCCGGGCGCTCCGCCCCTTGACCGGCTTATTGCCTTCGGTGCCGAACGGATCGCCTACGTCGTGGAGTACGGGGACCTGGTCCTGGCGGCCGGGAACGCCTCCCGGGGCAGGTTTGAAGTCCCGGCCGTGGCCCTGTGGAACCGCCATGTTGAGATGCTGCTGCGCGCCGGGGGCGTCGAGTCCCGGGAGCCCGGGCTGCTGGCTGGTTCCCTGACGGCGACCCTCGACCCCGAGCGGCTCCTGCACCTCATCCGCGAGCATGGCGTCACGAGTGAGCGCCTGGTTGCGTCGTGGCGCGAACTTGTCACACGCGTGGCAGGCGGAGCGTAG
- a CDS encoding phosphatase PAP2 family protein: MPVKTVSLRTKNRAAAWVTEVFQPPVVVSIQLLISPLAEPGFPGTIGYGALAAMFVCVLPLIVLLVLVRLGKVTDHHVSDRKQRAPVLLMALACIAVGLLVLAAAGAPQSVVAMVLAVVGGVTVLAAVSPFWKMSGHAAAVSCAAVVSVLMLGAAWAPLLVLVPAVCWSRVVLRAHTVAQVVAGALFGGVVMAGIWWLLRGWLVG, translated from the coding sequence GTGCCCGTCAAGACCGTGTCGCTGCGGACTAAGAACCGCGCGGCCGCCTGGGTGACGGAGGTGTTCCAGCCTCCGGTGGTGGTCAGCATCCAGCTGTTGATCAGCCCGTTGGCCGAGCCAGGATTTCCCGGAACCATCGGCTACGGCGCACTCGCGGCCATGTTTGTCTGCGTGCTCCCGCTCATCGTGCTGCTGGTCCTGGTCCGGCTGGGAAAGGTCACGGACCACCACGTGAGCGACCGGAAGCAGCGCGCGCCCGTGCTCCTGATGGCACTGGCGTGCATTGCCGTCGGACTGCTGGTGCTGGCCGCGGCAGGCGCGCCGCAAAGCGTGGTTGCCATGGTCCTGGCAGTGGTGGGCGGCGTAACGGTGCTGGCCGCGGTCAGCCCGTTCTGGAAAATGAGCGGCCATGCCGCTGCCGTGTCCTGCGCCGCCGTCGTATCGGTGTTGATGCTCGGTGCCGCGTGGGCGCCGCTGCTGGTCCTGGTTCCGGCGGTCTGCTGGTCACGGGTTGTGCTGCGGGCCCATACCGTGGCCCAGGTGGTGGCCGGTGCGCTCTTCGGCGGAGTGGTGATGGCCGGTATCTGGTGGCTGCTGCGGGGCTGGCTGGTGGGCTGA
- a CDS encoding NADPH-dependent FMN reductase gives MTKSTVLTLVGSLRAESTNQKLAEAIQLNAPEQVDVVIHESLGNIPFYNEDIDVEGQVPAAAAALRAAAAEADTVLLVTPEHNGTVPASLKNAIDWLSRPFGAGALTGKPTAVVGTAFGQYGGVWAQDEARKAAGIAGARILEDVKLAVPGSMVRFAEIHPKDDAEVVEQIKGIFDSLAASTPAA, from the coding sequence ATGACCAAGAGCACAGTACTGACCCTCGTCGGCAGCCTCCGCGCCGAGTCCACCAACCAGAAGCTGGCGGAAGCGATCCAGCTCAACGCGCCGGAGCAGGTGGATGTCGTGATCCACGAGAGCCTGGGCAACATCCCCTTCTACAACGAGGACATCGACGTCGAAGGCCAGGTGCCGGCCGCAGCCGCAGCCTTGCGCGCCGCAGCCGCCGAGGCCGACACCGTCCTGCTGGTCACCCCGGAACACAACGGCACCGTTCCGGCATCCCTGAAGAACGCCATCGACTGGCTGTCCCGCCCCTTCGGCGCCGGCGCGCTGACGGGCAAGCCGACCGCCGTCGTCGGAACCGCGTTTGGCCAGTACGGCGGCGTCTGGGCCCAGGATGAGGCGCGCAAGGCTGCGGGCATCGCCGGTGCCCGGATCCTGGAAGACGTCAAGCTCGCGGTGCCGGGCTCCATGGTCCGCTTCGCCGAAATCCACCCCAAGGACGACGCGGAGGTTGTGGAGCAGATCAAGGGCATCTTCGACTCCCTCGCCGCTTCCACCCCGGCAGCCTAG